The DNA segment GTCGCCCATGGTCATATTcttgaaaatgaaaatatccattttatattattacttTTACATAGcataattgtatttatatatttatttattaaaagtttatataataatttatttattaaaaagtaaaaaaaaatacaaatccgcaACTAATTCCTACGACAGTGTCCGTCCGACCAGTGCCTAacattttttacaaccttgattTCACATTATTATATTTAGGATGAAGTACAAAATTAAGCATACGGTTACTGGCACACGTATAAAACCCTACAATATTAGGGTTAACTTTGAATACATGCGGACGCTACGGGAGTTTAGGTGATGCAGACATGAAACCAAACTAGCAGAAATTTGACTTCTTGGATCTATCGTTAATGGAGTATGAAATAGTTGTCTACAACATTTTGTAGATGGAGCAATTTCAGCCTCCATTAACAGCAGTTCCAACAGCATATCATTTTCCGTTAATTTGGTTTCATATTTACACCATCTAAGCTCAGACTCCATGTATAAAATCGAGTAATATCAGCATTAACTTTAGTTACACGTGGACGCTACTGAAGCTTAGGTGTCGCAAACATGAAACCAACCAAGTTAACGGTAAATTGATTTCTATTGGATAACACGTTAATGGGGtctaaaattgcactatttacAAAACGTTAGTACCAACATTGTATGGTTTTATATACGGAGTCTAAACTTGTTCTCCCCAATAATTATAAAGTAATGTGgcacttaaaaaaataaactttgtggtttgGCTAATTTGCAAAAACAGTCCGGTGATATAAAAGTTCACAAATAGGGAGCTATGTTTTGTGCAGTTTGCTCACTCAAACATTCTGTCAAAAATTGTTGTCAAAGATATTATTATTTACTCCAACAGGGAGAGATCTAGAGCAGTTAAAAAGACTAACTTTTCAAATTACCTAAtatatagggttaaggtgcaaaaatacccctaacgttttgggtcaggagcaattttatccgtaacgtctaaaatggtgcaattttacccttaacattggaagctaagagtaattttacccctaatgttgataaattgggtcaatttagACACTActataaaatacaaatatttttgttctttattctgcaccaattgcataacaattcattctaaaaaaaggatttcatgtttttttataatttaataataaaattggagattaatatttataaattcggtgaattttttgaatttttttgtctaattcgtacaagatagtatatttttatttttttcacatcccaacatatgtttgtgatttgttaccgataaaatgatgcacgtgtggagtgtagatgacaagattcatgaccgagaagacagtttgatgaattatttctgaaattgaccaatttatcaatgttagaggtaaaattgctcttggcttccaacgtttgggggtaaaattgcaccattttagacgatagaggtaaaattgctcctgacccaaaacgtttgaggtatttttgcaccttaaccctaatatATAAGGTTTCGCTTTGCAAATTAAATAAACCCCAAATGTTCTTTGACCGAAAAATAAAGTCACGCTGCAAACATCACAAACCTCATACCTCTGTTTGTAAGTTTTTAAACCACGAGACTGCATTTGCAAATCAGACAAAACCACGAATATTATTTTTGCACTTCATcctatatgatataaatgcaacaAAACTGAAAATCATATCAAATGGGTCGTATTAAACAGATTATCTCTATAAATCGTGCACAGTCGTACCTGTAAATCGCAGAAAACTGTAGCATTTTCTGTTGACAGAAGTTCATCatcaaaagcttcaagaagaaCACAAATTGCAAATCCCATCCACCTGTTGTTGAACCTATGTGGAGGCAGCTGCAATTTTATTGAACAACCAATCCCTTGATAGTTGAACCATTCTGGAACTTCATTTCCAGATAAACACATTGATACATGAGAGCTTGGACTGTACAAACCCTGTGTTAAAATGAAAAACTATATCAATTACATGATTCTCTATAAAAATACctcctaacatttatagctaggagcaattttaccattgacgtctaaaattgttcaattatacccctaacgttggcagccaataacaattttactcctagttgggtcaatttgagaaatgattcgtcaaactgtcttcttgatCACGAATATTGTCATCTAGACTTCACATGTGTATCattttattatcattagtaacagatcacaaacataaaaaaaaattgtttgatttttaaaacatgtccatattagagattttaaatccgaacaacaacagttcaatataattttaccaacactaataattaaacagctaataacaaaaaGCTAGCAGCAATAGCTAACAACTTACtccaactgcaaacagctaacaacaaccgcaacagctattagctaacagctcaACCAAACAGGCCCTCAATGTCAAGAATTAATCTTGATTCAATCACATCATTTACCTTCTCTTCCAAGAGCATTAGGTTTCCAATAGAAGTGTATTTTGTCAAGACTGTTGCTCCACAACCAAGCACAGAGCAAGATTTAAGAGGATTACCAGTAATGTCTTCAAGCCAAAACTGAATGCTGACCTTATTGAATTTATCAAAATCATGATTGTTTGCGAGATGAAGACATGGATCGTATCCAAAGAATAAATGTTCATCATTGACAATTCTTGTATCATACCAGCTTCCAAAGTAGCTATGGTGATCATTGAATTCTCCATTCTCATTTTGGAAATGGAATCTACATTTCACTCTGAAACCAGACTTGCTGCCACTAACACCTTTGAATAAAATAACACCACAAACAACAAAACCCAGGAAGTTCTTTGTAGACCAACCTGAAGGCAGCTGGATTTCAGTTCCAAAGCTTGGACAATTTAACCGCATCACTTCATATAATTCACATAATTCCAGATTGTTGTGAGATCTAGGGAAGCAAAAACTAGATTCTCCTACTAGTATAGAAGGTACCTGCAGCATGATACATATTAAAAAGGGTGATGATAGCTTTACTCAATGAagcagaaataaaaagaaaaaaagaagaatgtTGAGGCCTCTAATCTTTACGACTTTTGTTGATTAAGTTTATGATATTTGCACATACTGAGCACCTAGTTAACAAGAAAGAACATCAAGCTCGACTAAAAGCAATGGAATGACTCATTTAATCTTACATCTGAAATCATATTGTTGAAGTtcaaattgaggtttttcagtTTTTCTGTAGCCACATCATATATCATACATCATACATATAAAAAGTTGATTTCAAACTCTTAAAAATGCGATTCCAAAGGCAATGGAATGAGTAATGCACTTTTAACCGAGTTTGATGTGTTAACTTTTAGAAAgctaaaatagaaaaatgaagaCTACATTTTCACTCATCTTATAGTGAGTTGTAGAAAAGAGGAGCCATACATTGCGACCTAAAGCAGTGTGGCTCATATCCAATGATAAGATTTTCTACTAATACGAAAGGGGCTACCCATCTATCAAAGGTATAAATAGAGTACCAGCTATCAAGATATTGGTCGAGGTAAGGGAAGAAGCCGGCAAAGCCAGTGCTTTAGCTCTGTAAAGAAGCTGTTACGGACAAGCCCCGGGCTCCTTAAAGGGGTTCTCTTTCTAAGAGAGCATTCgatctttctttgagtcagacCCTGAACCCACCTATAAGATCCATACGATCAGCCTCTAAAGTACTTCCTTGTCGCTCCAATCCCGCATATTCGAGAAAAGATTGATTCGAGTAGCAATCTAGCTGCCCTTCCTCACTGACAGCGTTCTATCCTACTGGGGTCGATTGTACAGGGAAAGCCATCACTTGTCTCTAGCGCCTGCCAGCAAGTCAGTCAGAGCTAGATTTTACCTTGGATGTTAGCCCAGAGGAAACCTCGGAGATCATACGTGGGTTTCCAAAGCCCGGGCAAGGCGGGCGGTGTCCATCTTTCAGGGCCAGGGATGATAATCGATCTGAATGCCAAAATTCTAGCTTAATAGTATTTCTGCAGCTTTTCTGTTGCAAACGATTCTCTGCAATTCTAGTTTTTAGCAAAGGTGTCATTCTTTAATATGATATTCACGATTAACTTTCTTGGTAGCAGGAAATTATAGTGTGTTGTGATTAGAATTGACTCGATGTGCCGAATTGAAAGATCAAGAgcttaatcaacaaaaattagaaaaagaaCAATACCTGATTGTAAAGCCTTTTTGCATAAAGCTGAAATTTTGCTAGGGCATATGATTGGATTTGATACTTTTGAAACACATCCAACCTGTAACAACTAGTGAAAATGAACTCAAAAATGTTCCCATTAGCTCCCTTTGGATCCATTGATACTGAGCTCAGATTATGGCAACCGTGTGCGTCTAATTTTGCTAGGTTTGGGGGAAGCTCAGGCAGTGACCTGAGATGAATGCAGTTTCTCACACCAAGATATTGCAACTCAAATAGCCCATTGAGGCTTGAAGTTATTTCTCTAAAAGGATTTCCACTTAGATCCAAAGCTTCTAGTGCCGATAAACAGCCAACGCAATGAGGCACAACATATAAACCGCAATTATCGAGATATAGCTTACGCAGGTATTGTAACTGCAATCTTTCTTCAGGAAGATTGTCAAAAAACTTTACATCATAATGGGAAAGATGTCTACAGTTTTTCAACTGCAACCTTGATAGTGCCTTCAACTTTTGAAGTGGTGAAGGCAGTTTCATTATAGCAGTTCCATCTAGATAAAGATATCTCAAAGgacaaagtacgaaaaaaaatgCTCATGGTTTGCCTTATTTGTAAATAGAggtctgtggtttaaaagtttacataTGTGGTATgctttttttacaaaaacaagatgtttaaaattaaactctaagtaattgatgacaataagtgcattttttatttatttttttcaattacatttatacGTTGACAAATAGGGATCCCAAATTCAAATTGCAACTatgtaaaatgaatttaaatatcaatttagttcataaaatgtcatattagtaaaaaaacgtaaaattccaccatattatttattgtttcaatttagaaaattgtttttttcGGGAGTTGTGTTTTGCTGATATGTAaggataatttttttaagataaaaatgtctttggttgtaattagaacttaactgtgtaattgtaatactttgttttgtaaataaagcATACCACAgacctttatttgtaaacttttaaaccacatgtctCTATTTGTAAATTGGGCAAACCACgggcatttttttcgtacttttccctTATCTCAAAGCATTCATGTCCTCCAAAATTTCTGGGAAATTGTCAAACATACAGCAGCCTGAGAGATTAAGCATTTGCAGATGTTTCAACTTACAAATAGTGCTTGGAAGAGTATGTAAGCTGGTGCAGTTTTGCAGATTCAGTTCAACAAGATCGAAGCAATGCTGTATAGACGAGGGAATTTCTTCTACTGCTGTGCCGTCTAAAAACAACTTCTTGACATGCATTGAAACCTCTGGAAACTTTGTGATGCTAGAGCAGCCAGAGAGAACCAGATGCTCTAGATATACCAGATTATAAATATCCCTCGGAAGATTCTCTAGTCTTTTGCAGTTCATGAGATCCAAATGGAACAGCTTAGGGAGAAGACCAATTGAAGAAGGGATCTCTACAATTGCAGTCTCGCTCAAGTACAAGTATTTCACTTCCCCGCAAATCTTTGGAAATCTGGTAATTTTCGAGCAGCCAGAAAGATCGATGATCACAAGAGATTTTAACAAATGCATACTTTCCGGAAGACTGTGCAGCTGTTTACAATCCTTCAGATTTAATACAATGAGTCCGCTCATCTTCCCAATTGATTCAGGAAGTACTTGTATAGCTGTCTCACTTAGATTTAAATAAGTTAAGTTTTCCGTGAACTCAGGAAACCACCTAAGATTTGAGCAGCCAGAAAGATTAAGAGTTTTGAGAGACCTCCATTTGATGCCAGTCGGGAGGAGCATCAGGCTTGTGCAGCATCTCATGTCCAAATCAATAAGTTGATCTAGAAACCGAATTGATGGATGAATTTCTGCCAAGCTAGTACAATATGCAAAATTCAAGCTCTCGAGATTCTTCGCCAGCGAGAGGTCTGGAAATGCGAGTAAGTTCGTGCAATTACTGAGATTCATCTCTTTCAAACTCACAAGATGCTGCAAAAACAATAAACTGGCTATGACTTCAATAAATTACCTGTACTCCTGACCACAGTTCCTTTATATTGCTGCATGTCAGGTTAAGTTCGACTAGATTTTCTGCTGTAAAATTTGAAGGCATGGAGCGTAGTGGGTATTGTTCCCAATGGAGATAGCACAATTTATCTGATAGAAAGTCCAGGCCATCAGGAAAATACAATTTACAGTTGTTTTCAGATGCAGAATTGTAGATTTTGAGCAATCTGAGATTATGCATGTTGGCTAAGGCTCTGGAGCTCAAATTCACTTCGGGAATTTTAGATGTATCTAAAAATATTCCTTCAACCTTTTCAGTTCCCTAAAGATCAaagtaacaaataaataaagctCAAGTTCCAAACGCAATTAAAACTTCCAAAATTTATGAAGTGAAGTGTATacataaatatgtatatatgcAAAGCTCTCACCAGATTTTTAGTCAATACTTGGTAGACATCAACATGACTCCACAATCTACTTTGTTTACCGAGCTCTTTAATTGATTCTTGGCGAACAATTCCATGAGCCATTTCTTGCAACAAGTCATGCATCTCTAACTTGTTTTCGACAAGTGTAATAAGGCATTTATCAACAAGAACACTAACTCCAATACTAGATGAGAAACCACAACCATCCATTATTCTCTCTACAAAATCAACTTGTTGCCCCTTAAAGAAACATGCAATATCAAGAAATATGCATTTCTCCTCTTCATCCAGTGTGTCAAAACTTGCCCGCAACACGCTGAAAATTTCAGGCGGAGGGATTCTACCAAGTTTATGCAGTGCACTTTCCCATTCTTGTTTCCCTCTGCTAAATAAAAAAGATCCCAAAACTTTGAGCGCCAAGGGATTTCCCTGAGCATAATTTATTGCCCTTGCAGATAGATCCACATATTCCGCTGCAGGATGGGTTTTCTTAAAAGCATTCAAACTGAATAGTTGAAGAGCTTCAGCATTATTTAACCCTTTAACTTCATATAGCTCATGAACTCTATTCTTCAGAACTTGCTTATCTCTAGATGTCACAATAATTCTGGTACCCAAGCCAAAATCACGTGTTTCAATGAACTCATCTAATTGGTTTACACAATCCACATCATCCAAAACAAGCAACACCTTTTTGCGTTGGAGGATGTCATCCACATCTTGACAAAGCATTTTTCTTAGACCAATTAGCCCACTGCGTACAGATTCTTCCTTAATATTTTTGAGAAAGCAACAACCTTCAAATTGACTTGAGAACTTGTTGAAGATAACTTGGGCAATAGTTGTTTTACCAATGCCACCCATACCCCAAATTCCTAGAATACAAACTTCTGGCATCCCAAGATGTAATAACTTTGTAGTTTGTTCAATGTGCGAGTCTATTCCAATCAAGCCCTTCAAAGTTCTAGAGTATGTATGGTTCAATTTCTTCAATACATCGTCCACAATTTGTTTCACAAGTTTAGCCTCAGACCTATTTTAAAAGGGAAAAAAGGGCAGAGATGGAATAAACTGTAAGAGAAACAAATTAAGAAAACAATGGagttccttttcttttttacaTTGATATCTTCTTTCAAACATGTAATTTCGATGACTAAAAGGCATGAATTACCCCATAACTTCAAGAAAGGATACTCTGAACCATTGTTTCAATTCAATCTAGATAATGTTTATTCACTATATAAAGTCAGTTGATACAAAAACGACAGTCAGCAAATTTATGTCTATGAATAGAAGGAACGGAGACATACCGGATATCCTGAGAGGCAAATCCAGATAAGCTGGCAACAGTCGTCAAGTCAGCTCTCCATCTGGGCAACTTCTTCAATTGGTCTTTAAATTTTGTCTGAAGCTGAAGAAGAGCATCTGCAAAACACCCACTTTGTTCTTCCACTTCAGATGGTTTTACATGGTAGAAAACTGGTAAAATAGTGTGACCAGGAGTCTCCTTGCATTCAAGAATTTTAACCATTTCATCCAAACACCATGGAGAGGATGCATAGTTCTTCGAGAAAATGATAACAGAAATCAAAGAATCTTCAATAACTCTCAAAAGGGAAGGAGTTATTTCTTCCCCTCTTTCAAGATCATTATCAATGAAGgtctttatttttttacaacacAAAGCATCATAGAGATGACTAGTAAAATTATAACGGGTGTCTTCCCCGCTGAAGCTAAGAAACACATCATACTTCCTTTTAAGtgaagaagcagaagaagatACCATTATGGATAGTTATACAAATTAAAAGAGCACTTACCTTCCAATTTCCAAAGATCAGAAATGAAGATAAGAGATGAGCCGTGAAGGAATGAAATTTTTACTTGCAGATCTTTAGTTCTGATGTGATGATTTGATTTCAATGTTAGGCTACTGCAAAGAGAGGAAGAAGTGGGTAAAGGCTAAAGATTGAAGACTTTGATCAGTCAACGCTAAGCTTATCTTCTATTAAGTTCTTTCAAACATATTTCACATTTTCATCTTTTTGTAATGTTGTCAAATGGTAAAAAGACCGTTTTTATCTAATTTTATTCTCGATATGAAACTTGAATCTCCTCCTTTTCTTTTAGCTGAAAGAgccaattgatttttttggattttttgggTCAAGGTCAGGACCTGACCTAATGTATTTAGCCTTTTACTTTTCAATATACATTAATTATTGTTTAGCATTAACATTTTTACGCACATTTTAAATTCCTTTGGATAATAAATTACTATAGTGAAACATGAGcaatcctgagcttcttcatcttcaagaAGGTTTTGGCACTCAAGTAATCAAGTTTTCATCTTGCTGATCCAATAGCTCATTCAGGATTATGCctcaaaaaaaacaaatcccgTTTCCTAAAACACCCAAACCAAACACAAATTGGTAGACAATAATCAGAAGAATGTTACTAGAATAACCAATTACATAAACTATAggcttaatatttttaaatcctATGTACTtatctaaaaaaatcaactattCCTGAACCTTAAAAGAATTGTATTTATcctgaacttacttaaagtTACTCATTGATTCTAGGCTCCTGAACTTTTTTAAGGTGATCTATTAGCCCCTGAACTTTCTTAAAGTATACACGTTTCAACTTTTACAAAATCTTTTTTTACTTTGTCACGTGGATTTTAGAGGGTtaataggtcactttaaacaagtttaaaggTAAAGGGAACAATTAACTTTTCCGGACGATAACAAGTTGCTACTGATATATTAGGCTTAAATCGTATGTCATGTACTGTATCATTCATGATGAGGCAAATAAAATCATTATGAAGCCATATTCAGCTTCATTGTCCAGGCTCTTCATGAGATTCCTGACAGTTACAAGAAAATATCCTTGAGTTCTCTCATTCCAGTTTCTGGTACATTCTACAACTTGTAAGTAAAATCTGGCTTAATATATTTGTTGCTACCAGTGCTTGGCTTAAAACTTCAACtgccctaaacttttaaaaatttcaaatgaCTCCTATCATTGTCCAATTGCATAATGACTGTCTAATCCtatccaattgcattcaataactcttattcttgtccaattgcattAAATAACTCTTATActtgtccaattgcattcaataattaCAAAACTTTAACTGCCCCGTACACTTTCAAAAGTTTCTAATTATTTGTGTATTtagaattttcattttgatacgTGGTGAGTACTTTGACACGTGGCGGAGCATGTCCTCCATTTTCCGCCTCCAACAAATTCTATTAAAAGGTACAGGGTTATTGAATATAATTGAACAAGAATAGAGTATCATTTGTAACTTTTCAAAGTTGAGATAGTTGAAAGTTTTGGCCAAGTACAAGGACATTACCTTCTCGAAATGATCGAGGACTAGGCCTTCAGTTTGTTTGTGACCCTAAACATTCAATGACACCATTAATATGAAACAAACTGTTAAATGAAAGAAAATCCAAAGCTATTGAGGTGATTACATACCTCAAAATGCAGACATGATGCTTAGATCAATCACCTCGAAGAATTCCAGATTTGAAGGCGTGTGGTTCCCATTGATGGTTTAAACACATAACAATGCAAGAAAAACAGAGTACGAGTGTAAAACTTCCACACATCTAGTTTCATTTCAcaatacttttatggacaaaaGTTACAGCAGTTAGACAGAACATATTATTCCACAGTAGTAGAACATGTATCTCAACTAATACAAACCAAACTTCTCCACATTTCTGGTAAATACAAGTTGCTCCATTCTTTTACTTTCGTAACATTAATTTCAGCAAATCACATAACAAATATTAGCAAAATATCATGCTGATGTCACAGCAGATGTGTTAAGTACAGCCTTCAGAGATATCAAGATTAGAGACATCCAAACGAATGAAACTTTGATCAAAGCAGATAATATCTACATGATATTAGACcatattattactttttttttattagagcaGACTCTCAACATACAATATGTCAAAGACGTACTATATATAAGTTGATTAACCTGTAACGACCCAGTTCAGAGAAGATGAAAAACGACCCAGTTCAGAGAAGATGACACCACTTGAACAACAAGGAGGGGTCCTAAAAAATAGCGAGGGATGTTGACAACCTACATTTTCAATCTCTTGGGATTAGGTCCATCAACAAATTCACAACTCTGACTGGTTTCCCCTCTACTTTCGAAGCcgttatcatcatcatcatgtcTTCTCTTGCTTTCAACGAATACATCAAGATTATAGACATTCAAAAGAATTAAACTTGGATCAAAACAAATAATATCTACATGATATTAGACCAGattattacatttttttatcaGACCAACTCTCAACATACAATGTGTTGGATCGGAGgcgaatcatgcataagttgATTACCCTGTAACGATCCAGTCCAGAATAAATGGGGCCAGAGTGAAATGCCTGAACAACAAGGAGCGGTCCTAAAAGATAACGAGGGATGAAACTACGTGAAATTGACAACCCTACATTTTCAATCTCTTGGGATTAGGTCCATTAACAAATTCGGAACATTGATCGGTTTCCCCTCTACTTTCGAAGCCGTTATCATCATCACGTCTTCTCTTGCTTTTATCGGACATATCAAGATCGGAGACGTCCAAAAGTTCAGCAGCTCTATGACATTGTATGAGTTCAGCAACATCAAGATCATATATGATTCTAAGTCCACAATATTTCACCTTCAACCCATTTGAATGAAATGTTGCTTTCAGATTTCCACATTTTTCCCACCAATTCTCGCAATTTAGAGAGCTACTAGGCATGAAGTTGAACCAAAGATGATGAGACAAACTCCCCATTTCAGCAGGAACTTGTGTTGCAGGCCGGCCCAGGAACACGGCTTCATCTGCCTTGTTATTCCATGCCTGTAaatacgagtatcaaaacagaTTATCGTCTCATAATCAtgttacagtaaaacctctatataggaatactctatataagaataacctccaatttgttataaaaaaattcggTCTCAACTTGGGCcggttataaataagaataacctcccaaatgttaattgttatacataatccaagtcccacctttagaaactatacctctatataggaataattatg comes from the Euphorbia lathyris chromosome 5, ddEupLath1.1, whole genome shotgun sequence genome and includes:
- the LOC136230573 gene encoding disease resistance-like protein DSC1 translates to MKLPSPLQKLKALSRLQLKNCRHLSHYDVKFFDNLPEERLQLQYLRKLYLDNCGLYVVPHCVGCLSALEALDLSGNPFREITSSLNGLFELQYLGVRNCIHLRSLPELPPNLAKLDAHGCHNLSSVSMDPKGANGNIFEFIFTSCYRLDVFQKYQIQSYALAKFQLYAKRLYNQVPSILVGESSFCFPRSHNNLELCELYEVMRLNCPSFGTEIQLPSGWSTKNFLGFVVCGVILFKGVSGSKSGFRVKCRFHFQNENGEFNDHHSYFGSWYDTRIVNDEHLFFGYDPCLHLANNHDFDKFNKVSIQFWLEDITGNPLKSCSVLGCGATVLTKYTSIGNLMLLEEKGLYSPSSHVSMCLSGNEVPEWFNYQGIGCSIKLQLPPHRFNNRWMGFAICVLLEAFDDELLSTENATVFCDLQAWNNKADEAVFLGRPATQVPAEMGSLSHHLWFNFMPSSSLNCENWWKKCGNLKATFHSNGLKVKYCGLRIIYGLDVAELLQCHRAAELLDVSDLDIFDKSKRRRDDDNDCESREETDHSCEFVDGPNPKRLKM